A single genomic interval of Eurosta solidaginis isolate ZX-2024a chromosome 3, ASM4086904v1, whole genome shotgun sequence harbors:
- the Mmp1 gene encoding uncharacterized protein Mmp1 isoform X1: MSMCEPTKNEQSAINDKSSAVEAKTLPSTASAATLSTTDESGAKAFLQTAKVIISNENNSERILSRIIMDNGSQRTYVTERVVKELNLPTYDTEKLRIIAFGNKNQSKRLTEFKRVQLSLMSQYNSVQSKVIATVVPSICEDLLPTPTVDNTELNNVRMELADYKSCNERLISGINLLIGQDYYWKYNTSESKSVADNLVAVKTFFGWTVQGQHKGNKGAAYVFQVREEDAADFDISQFWNLESIGIANVKNYDEKLATENTLANITIDDGRYVVKLPWIIDCATLNNNKQVALSRLFGLNYKLRKNCEKFAEYDNAIRDLIHNNIVEKAPETAVGNPVYYMPHRPVYREHKTTTKMRIVFDASSSEPGYTSLNEHLSAGENLVADLVSTILRFRSNAIAITSDIEKAFLQISLAVCERDSHRFLWYKSLPNSQDELPEIVEFRMTRVTFGVASSPFLLAATIHKHLDVSENQYGPICYKLKKSFYVDDLVLSEQNLDMAMATYHQASKIMGEAKFTLRKWNTNDTELRKRFLNDGFQTEPNQKILGINWCTLIDNISVDVSSSIDYLQSLRGTKRNIMRAMAKIYDPIGILGPFTITIKLILQDVWKVNVGWDQALSGELSSDFQCWQDDLQLLQDFAIQRCLSTSDSKCELHIFADVSPKAYGTVAYVRRISACGTITTHFVCSKNRVSPIEKGSAKRELTLPKLELTAALIAARLSKFLIKSLDFKIASVHF; this comes from the coding sequence ATGTCAATGTGTGAGCCGACAAAGAACGAACAAAGCGCAATAAACGATAAGTCGAGCGCTGTCGAAGCCAAAACGTTACCGTCGACAGCGAGTGCTGCTACGTTAAGCACGACGGATGAGAGCGGTGCAAAGGCTTTTTTGCAAACAGCGAAGGTAATAATTAGTAACGAAAATAATTCAGAGCGTATTCTGTCCAGAATTATAATGGACAATGGAAGCCAGCGAACATACGTTACTGAGAGAGTTGTGAAAGAGCTCAATTTACCCACGTATGATACGGAAAAATTACGAATCATTGCATTTGGCAATAAAAATCAGAGCAAACGCCTAACAGAATTTAAGCGAGTACAATTGTCACTAATGAGTCAATACAACAGCGTTCAAAGTAAAGTCATAGCGACTGTAGTGCCCTCAATATGTGAAGACCTTTTACCCACGCCAACAGTTGACAACACGGAGCTAAACAATGTGCGAATGGAATTAGCAGATTATAAGAGTTGTAATGAAAGGCTAATCAGCGGTATAAATCTATTGATTGGGCAAGACTACTATTGGAAATACAATACATCGGAGAGCAAATCGGTAGCGGATAACTTAGTAGCAGTGAAAACATTTTTCGGTTGGACAGTTCAGGGTCAACATAAAGGCAACAAAGGCGCAGCATATGTATTTCAAGTGCGCGAAGAGGACGCTGCAGATTTTGATATTTCACAATTTTGGAATTTAGAGTCAATTGGCATAGCGAACGTAAAAAATTACGATGAGAAATTGGCAACTGAAAACACACTGGCTAATATAACGATTGACGATGGACGATATGTAGTTAAATTGCCGTGGATAATTGACTGTGCGACactaaacaataataaacaagtagCCCTCAGTCGGCTTTTTGGACTAAACTACAAATTGAGAAAGAATTGTGAAAAATTTGCGGAATATGATAACGCGATTCGCGATTTAATACACAATAACATCGTGGAGAAAGCGCCTGAAACCGCCGTTGGTAACCCAGTGTACTACATGCCACATCGCCCAGTTTATCGCGAACATAAAACCACTACAAAAATGCGTATTGTGTTTGACGCGTCCTCAAGCGAACCAGGATATACATCTCTCAACGAACATTTGAGTGCAGGAGAAAATTTGGTTGCGGATTTGGTGAGCACTATTTTAAGGTTTCGTTCCAATGCAATTGCTATTACTTCCGATATTGAAAAGGCATTTTTACAAATTTCCCTAGCTGTCTGTGAGCGTGATTCGCATCGATTTTTGTGGTATAAGTCCCTGCCTAATTCACAAGACGAGCTCCCAGAAATAGTTGAATTCCGAATGACGAGAGTTACATTTGGTGTCGCATCCAGCCCATTTTTATTGGCAGCTACGATTCATAAGCACTTAGATGTTAGTGAGAACCAGTATGGTCCTATTTGCTATAAATTGAAAAAGTCGTTTTATGTTGATGACTTGGTTTTAAGCGAGCAAAATTTAGATATGGCTATGGCCACATATCACCAAGCCTCTAAGATCATGGGTGAAGCGAAGTTTACCTTACGAAAGTGGAACACAAACGATACCGAATTACGAAAACGTTTTCTTAATGATGGGTTTCAAACCGAACCCAATCAAAAGATTCTTGGCATCAATTGGTGCACGTTAATCGATAACATCAGCGTAGATGTGTCAAGCAGCATCGACTATTTACAGTCCTTGCGTGGCACAAAACGAAATATTATGAGAGCGATGGCCAAGATTTACGATCCAATAGGGATTCTTGGTCCATTTACAATTACAATTAAACTCATTTTGCAAGATGTTTGGAAAGTGAATGTTGGATGGGACCAAGCGTTGAGCGGCGAGTTGTCCAGTGATTTTCAATGTTGGCAAGACGATTTGCAGTTACTACAAGATTTTGCAATACAGCGATGTTTATCTACGAGTGATTCAAAATGTGAGCTACACATATTTGCTGATGTTAGCCCCAAGGCGTACGGAACTGTTGCGTATGTTCGCCGAATATCAGCCTGTGGAACTATAACCACACATTTCGTATGTTCAAAAAACAGAGTGAGTCCAATCGAAAAGGGCTCTGCGAAGAGGGAACTCACTTTGCCAAAATTAGAGTTGACAGCGGCATTAATAGCAGCAAGATtaagcaaatttttaataaagtCATTGGATTTCAAAATAGCATCTGTTCATTTTTAG